In the genome of Dehalococcoidia bacterium, one region contains:
- a CDS encoding ABC transporter ATP-binding protein has protein sequence MEGDGKPFIVCQDLFKIYKRADLEVVALRGVDLVVHQGEFLAIIGASGSGKSTLLNILAGLDRPSAGKVWVGQRDLLAMTEADRIAYRRKEVGFLWQSAGRNLLPYLTAQEQVELPMALAGVGIFSRRKRARELLERVGLGDKTRRLPHQLSGGEQQRVAIAVAMANQPPLLLADEPTGELDTRTAEEVFRALREVNTTYGTTIVLVTHYPGAGRWADRVVRIRDGRIASERVHLPSFRAGEEGREEEFLVVDQVGRMQLPLEVVQSLGLKGRTRLTVQEGRAIIAPAQEGSHAP, from the coding sequence ATGGAAGGCGACGGCAAACCCTTCATCGTCTGCCAAGACCTGTTCAAGATTTACAAGCGGGCCGACTTGGAGGTGGTGGCCCTGCGGGGCGTTGACCTGGTGGTGCATCAGGGGGAGTTTTTGGCCATCATTGGGGCCAGTGGCAGCGGCAAGAGCACCCTCCTGAACATCTTGGCAGGACTTGACCGTCCCTCGGCCGGGAAGGTATGGGTGGGCCAGCGGGACCTGCTGGCTATGACCGAGGCCGACCGTATCGCCTACCGGCGCAAGGAGGTGGGGTTCCTGTGGCAGTCGGCGGGGCGCAACCTGCTCCCCTATCTGACGGCCCAGGAGCAGGTGGAACTGCCTATGGCGCTGGCGGGGGTGGGCATCTTCTCCCGACGCAAGCGGGCGCGGGAACTGCTGGAGCGGGTGGGCCTGGGGGATAAGACCCGTCGCCTCCCCCATCAACTGTCGGGGGGCGAACAGCAGAGGGTGGCCATCGCCGTGGCTATGGCCAATCAGCCCCCTCTGCTTTTGGCCGACGAGCCGACGGGGGAACTGGACACCCGCACGGCTGAAGAGGTGTTCCGCGCTTTGCGGGAGGTGAACACCACCTACGGCACTACCATCGTGCTGGTAACTCACTACCCCGGCGCCGGGCGCTGGGCCGATCGGGTGGTGCGCATCCGCGATGGCCGCATCGCCAGTGAGCGGGTGCATCTCCCCTCCTTCCGCGCCGGCGAGGAGGGGCGGGAGGAGGAGTTCCTTGTGGTGGACCAGGTGGGGCGGATGCAACTGCCCCTGGAGGTGGTGCAGAGTTTGGGTTTAAAGGGGCGCACCCGTCTGACTGTGCAAG
- a CDS encoding FtsX-like permease family protein — MPPRLPGPGPLALLEASLGMAVRRLAAHWRLTAAAGGGVLLAVALMASGVIYGSALEESALRHTLRTTPPRETNLAVRIFNPLDRDLYASDSRWVQETVLRPLAPYVRDSVQFAQTATFFFRGKPSLEGDDSTRPRGPLLAMERIEAHIRIREGRLPQPGAGLEVMVDAQGAQVLGLRPGDTFFIYPAVTNRPQEAQPVTVVGVFEPTDPNEEFWYTPTDKFTQVGGTWTTVPLWVHPTVLLGEVATRWHGLFTDFLWYVYLNREGLKPAQVAPLKATLLGAIGAVHHQRANGSVQTRLDRILTRYQERVVVARIPLFLLVFLVVGIILYYLSLVGGFLARARAGEVAIVRSRGASRGQVLLMAFLEGAVLAVPALVGGPLLAVGFAMAVGTLFPASGVREVVWSAFSWRVLGLGVLGAFLSALVLALSMLSVSRWSIVDLRLSLARPNPLPFLHRTFLDILLLGLMGMLWWQLRSRGSFLVRPLGGDLHVDLTLLLGPVLGLVAVGLLVLRFFPLFVALLSTVAERRGPVWLVQGFRRAARDPLPSGSLVVLLILAASLGVFGTAFRTTQERSQREQALYEVGADYRIAYTGLERLLSRRPASRALREVPGVAEVSDALRASVGIMSEGFGRSASLLAVDPSTIGLVAWDREGLVGSSLRHRVQVLSTSPPTGGITLPPTATAIGVWAMPGRPLPWARLVARFTDAQGQWFDVVVGGLGYRGWRRLEAPIVPTRLGRLPREEVLPLHPPYTLQALTVVVQRNENEPGAVFLDGIVALGREGEVLLEGFADVQGWSVLEDPSQPGVQTLSMSSASPRTEGKPTALFTWSGGFLGARGIRPGPPAEPIPALFSRTLREAARLEVGERVTASVLSTAVPLRIVGQVDYFPTLYPQEEPFLVVPLQPLIHYLALHAPRLLETTVEAWVRAEPGAHLSPQVLRQALERVGIRPSSIMSAREAMQRRQHDPLLTAGWAGLVLLAFGVTVMASASAISLYLFLDTRAREGEYALLRAIGFTRRQLTGVVWFNFILVVVVGIGLGTWAGHRMASGLLPLLEVAETGRRITPPMVLETHWLGLLAVYGVLALGAGVAAAVLAWVAARLDLQGVLRRGE; from the coding sequence ATGCCCCCCCGTCTGCCCGGCCCTGGCCCTCTGGCCCTGTTGGAGGCGTCCCTGGGGATGGCCGTGCGTCGTCTGGCGGCCCACTGGCGTTTGACGGCGGCGGCGGGCGGGGGTGTGCTCCTGGCGGTGGCGCTGATGGCCAGTGGGGTGATCTACGGCTCGGCTCTGGAGGAGTCGGCCCTGCGCCACACCTTGCGCACCACACCCCCACGGGAGACCAACCTGGCGGTGCGCATCTTCAACCCCCTGGACCGCGACCTGTACGCCAGCGATAGCCGTTGGGTGCAGGAGACGGTGCTCCGTCCCCTGGCTCCCTATGTCCGAGACAGTGTCCAGTTCGCCCAGACCGCCACCTTTTTCTTCCGGGGGAAGCCCTCCCTGGAGGGGGACGATTCCACCCGCCCGCGGGGGCCTCTGCTGGCGATGGAGAGGATAGAGGCCCACATCCGCATCCGAGAGGGGCGCTTGCCCCAGCCAGGGGCGGGTCTGGAGGTGATGGTGGATGCCCAGGGAGCCCAGGTTTTGGGCCTGCGCCCGGGGGACACCTTTTTCATCTACCCGGCGGTTACCAATCGCCCCCAGGAGGCCCAGCCGGTTACGGTGGTGGGGGTTTTTGAGCCGACAGATCCCAACGAAGAGTTCTGGTACACCCCCACGGATAAGTTCACCCAGGTGGGGGGGACATGGACGACGGTGCCCCTGTGGGTGCATCCCACGGTCCTGCTGGGGGAGGTGGCGACGCGGTGGCACGGCCTTTTCACCGACTTTCTGTGGTATGTCTACTTGAATCGGGAGGGGTTGAAGCCTGCCCAGGTGGCTCCCTTGAAGGCGACTCTGCTGGGGGCCATTGGGGCGGTGCACCATCAACGTGCCAACGGCTCCGTCCAGACGCGCCTGGACCGTATCCTAACCCGCTACCAGGAGCGGGTCGTGGTGGCGCGCATCCCCCTGTTCCTTTTAGTGTTCCTGGTGGTAGGGATCATCCTGTATTACCTGTCCCTAGTGGGGGGGTTTTTGGCTCGCGCCCGTGCGGGGGAGGTGGCCATTGTGCGGAGCCGCGGGGCATCGCGGGGGCAGGTGTTGCTGATGGCGTTCCTGGAGGGGGCGGTGCTGGCGGTGCCGGCGCTGGTGGGGGGGCCTCTGCTAGCCGTGGGGTTCGCCATGGCCGTGGGAACCCTGTTCCCCGCCAGTGGGGTGCGGGAGGTGGTGTGGTCGGCCTTCTCGTGGCGGGTGCTGGGGTTAGGGGTGCTGGGGGCCTTCCTGAGCGCCTTGGTGCTGGCCCTGTCCATGCTCAGCGTCTCCCGTTGGAGCATTGTGGACTTGCGCTTGTCCTTGGCCCGCCCCAATCCCCTGCCTTTCCTGCATCGCACCTTTCTGGACATCCTCCTGCTGGGGTTGATGGGGATGCTGTGGTGGCAGTTGCGGAGCCGAGGCTCCTTCCTGGTGCGCCCGTTGGGGGGCGACCTGCACGTGGATCTGACCCTGCTTCTGGGTCCGGTGTTAGGGCTGGTGGCTGTGGGGCTGTTGGTGCTCCGCTTCTTCCCCCTCTTTGTTGCCCTCTTGAGCACGGTGGCGGAGCGGAGGGGGCCGGTGTGGTTGGTGCAGGGCTTTCGTCGGGCGGCCCGGGATCCCCTGCCCAGTGGGAGCCTGGTGGTGCTCCTCATTCTGGCGGCCAGTTTGGGAGTGTTTGGCACCGCCTTTCGCACCACCCAGGAGCGCAGCCAGCGGGAGCAGGCCCTGTATGAAGTGGGCGCCGACTACCGCATCGCCTATACGGGGCTGGAGCGGTTGCTTTCCCGTCGGCCAGCCAGCCGGGCTTTGCGGGAGGTGCCGGGGGTGGCGGAGGTATCGGATGCCCTGCGGGCCTCGGTGGGGATTATGTCCGAAGGGTTCGGGCGTTCAGCGAGCCTGCTGGCTGTTGACCCCTCCACCATTGGGCTGGTGGCGTGGGATCGGGAGGGGCTGGTAGGCTCCTCTTTGCGCCACAGGGTGCAGGTTCTCTCCACGTCCCCTCCCACAGGGGGGATAACCCTTCCCCCGACGGCGACAGCCATCGGGGTATGGGCGATGCCGGGGCGTCCCCTCCCCTGGGCGCGTCTGGTGGCCCGATTCACCGATGCGCAGGGGCAGTGGTTTGATGTGGTGGTGGGAGGTCTGGGGTATCGGGGGTGGAGGCGTCTGGAGGCCCCCATTGTCCCCACGCGCCTGGGGCGTCTGCCGCGCGAGGAGGTGCTCCCCCTGCACCCCCCCTATACTCTGCAGGCCCTGACCGTTGTGGTGCAGCGCAACGAGAACGAGCCGGGGGCCGTGTTCCTGGATGGTATCGTGGCTCTGGGGCGCGAGGGGGAGGTGCTCCTGGAGGGGTTTGCGGATGTGCAGGGGTGGAGCGTGTTGGAGGACCCGTCCCAGCCGGGGGTGCAGACCCTGAGCATGAGCAGTGCATCGCCCCGCACGGAGGGAAAGCCCACCGCCCTGTTCACCTGGAGTGGGGGGTTCCTGGGGGCGCGAGGCATCCGCCCCGGCCCCCCTGCGGAGCCCATTCCCGCCCTGTTCAGCAGGACGCTGCGGGAGGCGGCCCGTCTGGAGGTGGGGGAACGCGTCACGGCCAGCGTGCTGTCCACGGCGGTGCCCCTGCGCATCGTGGGGCAGGTGGACTACTTCCCCACCCTGTACCCGCAGGAGGAGCCTTTCCTGGTCGTTCCCCTGCAGCCCTTGATCCATTACTTAGCCCTGCACGCCCCGCGCCTGCTGGAAACGACGGTGGAGGCCTGGGTGCGCGCCGAGCCGGGAGCACACCTCTCCCCCCAGGTGCTTCGTCAGGCCCTCGAGCGGGTGGGGATACGCCCCTCGTCCATTATGTCGGCGCGGGAGGCGATGCAGAGGCGGCAGCACGACCCCTTGCTCACAGCGGGGTGGGCGGGTCTGGTGCTGTTGGCCTTCGGCGTAACCGTTATGGCCAGCGCTTCGGCCATCAGCCTCTATCTGTTCCTGGATACCCGCGCCCGGGAGGGGGAATATGCCCTTCTGCGGGCGATAGGCTTCACCCGTCGGCAGTTGACGGGGGTGGTGTGGTTCAACTTTATCCTGGTCGTTGTGGTGGGCATCGGGCTAGGCACCTGGGCAGGGCATCGGATGGCGTCGGGTTTGCTCCCTCTGCTGGAGGTGGCGGAGACGGGGCGGCGTATCACTCCGCCCATGGTGTTGGAGACCCATTGGCTGGGCTTGCTGGCGGTGTATGGAGTGCTGGCCCTGGGGGCAGGTGTGGCGGCGGCTGTCCTGGCGTGGGTCGCTGCCCGTCTGGACCTGCAGGGCGTCCTAAGGAGGGGGGAGTAG